The nucleotide sequence GAGACCGCCACCCACGGCGTCGACGGCAACGCGCTCGCCGCGGGCCTCTTCGGCATCGCTGGACTGTCCCTCTTCGTACGCCGTCAGCTCACCCTGCCGCACCCACTGCTGGACATGCGCCTGTTCCGCAACCGGGGTTTCTCCGGCGCCGTCCTCGCCGACCTGCTGACCATTCTCGGCCTGTCCGGCCTGGTGTTCTTCCTCTCGCAGTTCCTGCAACTCGTCCAGGGGCGACGCCCGTTGGAGGCAGGCCTCGCCGAACTGCCGGCGGCCGTCGGCGCGGTGGTCGCGGGCCTGCTCGCCGGAGCCGCCGCCCGCCGCTTCTCGGTCCGCTCCGTGGTCGCGGGCGGCCTGGCGGCCATCGGCGTGGCCCTCGCCCTGCTCACCCTGGTCGACCGGTCCACCGGCTATCCCCTGATCGGCGCTGCGCTGCTGATCGTCGGCGTCGGCGCGGGCTTCTCCTTCACCGTCACCGCCGACGTCATCCTCTCCAGCGTCCCGAAGGAACAGGCGGGGTCGGCTTCGGCGGTCTCCGAGACGGCGTACGAGTTGGGGGCCGCCCTGGGCATCGCGGTCCTGGGCTCGATCGTCACGGGCGTCTACCGCGACTTCGCCGCACCCGCGGGCACCCCGGCCGAGGCCCGCGAGTCACTGGGCGGAGCGATGGAGGCGGCGGCGGGCATGCCGTCGAACGCGGCGCAGGAAATGCTGGCATCGGCTCAAGCGGCCTTCGTCGACGGCCTGGCCATCGCCGCCGGCGCAGGCGCGGCTGTTCTCCTGGCAACAGCAGCGGCAGCTTGGTTCCTGCTTCGCGGCCAACGGTTGGACAGCAGGGCTTAGGGGCGCGGGGAACTGCGCGACCAGCCCCCACCCACCCGCAGCCAACGAACGACCGAAGACCCCCGCACCCCCAGCGGAGCGGCGTCGCGGAGCTACGCCGCCTCTTTCGCCTTCGACGCATACATGTCCACGTACTCCTGCCCCGACAGCCGCATGACCTCGGCCATCACGGAATCGGTCACCGCCCGCAGCACATACCGGTCCCGGTCCATGCCCTCGTACCGGGAGAACTCCATCGCCTCACCGAACCGCACAGTCACCCGATGCGGCCGGGGCAACCCCGCACCCCCCGGCTGGATCTTGTCCGTCCCGATCATCGCGAAGGGGACCACCGGCGCCCCGGTCATCAGCGTCAGCCGGGCGATCCCCGTGCGCCCCCGGTACAGCCGGCCGTCGGGCGACCGCGTCCCCTCGGGGTAGATGCCGAACAACCTGCCCTCGTCCAGCACCCGCCGCCCGGTCATGAGCGCGGCCACCCCGCCCCGGCCGCCGTCGCGGTCGACGGGGATCATGCCGACGCCGGTGAAGAACCAGGCCATCAGACGGCCCTTGATCCCCTTGCCGGTGACGTACTCGTCCTTGCCGATGAAGAAGACCTGCCGGTCGCAGACCAGGGGCAGGATCATCGAGTCGATGAAGGTCACATGGTTACCGGCGAGGATCACCGGACCGTCTCCCGGAATGTGCTCCACGCCCTCCACCCGGGGGCGGAACATCAGGCGCATGATCGGTCCGAGCACTGCCTTGATGAGCACGAAGCGGGACAACAGGCCCTCCCATGTCTAGCGTTCCGGTACAAGTCTGTGCAGGTGAGGACGATACTCCCGGCTCACGGGCCGGCGCACATCGGGTTCACCGAGTGGATACCAACAATTGACACGGCTTTACCTGCGCTGCCGTCCAGGTGGCGGGCTGTCACTCCCAGGAAATATGTGACGGACATCGCGTCACCGAACCGACACTCTGTCAAATTCCGCCTCTCGGGCGACACAAGGCGTCTTCCGCGTGTTCTGTCCCAGGTCTCCCGACGGTCACCTCAGGACACCTACGATCGTCCCGCTTTGACAGGTGCAGGGCATCACGGTGGAGGAGCCGGTCATGGGGACGCAGGAGTCACGGAA is from Streptomyces sp. NBC_01314 and encodes:
- a CDS encoding MFS transporter; its protein translation is MTSTLQPARTTEAEKRPGRWLALSVLVLAVLLVAVDATVLGLATPYISEDLKPSGTQLLWIGDVYSFVIAGLLVSAGSLGDRIGRKKLLLVGATAFGAISVLNAYATTPEMMIVARALLGVAGATLMPATLALIRNLFHDPRERSLAIGIWGATASAGTAVGPVVGGFLLEHFWWGSVFLINLPVMAVLVLVGVKLLPESRHPSPGPWDVLSVGLSLVGMIGVVYAVKETATHGVDGNALAAGLFGIAGLSLFVRRQLTLPHPLLDMRLFRNRGFSGAVLADLLTILGLSGLVFFLSQFLQLVQGRRPLEAGLAELPAAVGAVVAGLLAGAAARRFSVRSVVAGGLAAIGVALALLTLVDRSTGYPLIGAALLIVGVGAGFSFTVTADVILSSVPKEQAGSASAVSETAYELGAALGIAVLGSIVTGVYRDFAAPAGTPAEARESLGGAMEAAAGMPSNAAQEMLASAQAAFVDGLAIAAGAGAAVLLATAAAAWFLLRGQRLDSRA
- a CDS encoding lysophospholipid acyltransferase family protein, encoding MSRFVLIKAVLGPIMRLMFRPRVEGVEHIPGDGPVILAGNHVTFIDSMILPLVCDRQVFFIGKDEYVTGKGIKGRLMAWFFTGVGMIPVDRDGGRGGVAALMTGRRVLDEGRLFGIYPEGTRSPDGRLYRGRTGIARLTLMTGAPVVPFAMIGTDKIQPGGAGLPRPHRVTVRFGEAMEFSRYEGMDRDRYVLRAVTDSVMAEVMRLSGQEYVDMYASKAKEAA